From Actinosynnema mirum DSM 43827, a single genomic window includes:
- a CDS encoding cellulose binding domain-containing protein has translation MITRSGHLRLSLALLTALALTGTALATAAPTPSPPTALAVEDDGADCPVALPGSTPANPRLPDPFTRIDGSRVTSLADWRCRRAEIRELAERHVYGDKPAKPASVTGTVSRTSISVTATHQGRTASFSAGVDAPSGAGPFPAVIVVGGFGADTAAIKAAGAAVISYDPLAVGREGTPRSSKQGAFYTLHGASSPTGLLAAWAWGASRIIDVIEQSGSATIRADGIGVTGCSRYGKSAFAVGAFDQRVALTMPIESGSAGAPAFRSIAGESGAQPLSSAYGEQPWLGDAFSAYTGNPNALPIDTHQVIGMIAPRGLLLLENPHVDWLAARAGSVASLAGAEVYKALGAADNISYWSDVQDGTHCASRSEWRGPIQDNIREHLLKSGNAPQVFRISAKKAGNLAQWRDWQTPVLTGGGEPTSTTTTTTTTTTGVTTTTTPPPGTGCTASASVNQWNGGFVATVTVTANRAITGWTVGATLPPGATITNSWNTTRTGTSGPVTFTDAGFNGALAAGRSTEFGYQATGTAPTSALTCTAR, from the coding sequence GTGATCACCCGCTCCGGCCATCTCCGGCTGTCGCTCGCCCTCCTCACCGCGCTCGCGCTCACCGGCACCGCGCTCGCCACCGCCGCACCCACCCCCTCACCCCCCACCGCCCTCGCCGTCGAGGACGACGGCGCCGACTGCCCGGTCGCCCTGCCCGGCAGCACGCCCGCCAACCCGCGCCTGCCCGACCCGTTCACCAGGATCGACGGCTCCCGCGTCACCTCGCTCGCCGACTGGCGGTGCCGTCGCGCCGAGATCCGCGAGCTCGCCGAGCGCCACGTCTACGGCGACAAGCCCGCCAAGCCCGCCTCCGTCACGGGCACCGTCTCGCGCACCTCCATCTCCGTCACCGCCACCCACCAGGGCCGCACCGCGAGCTTCTCGGCGGGCGTCGACGCCCCCAGCGGCGCCGGGCCGTTCCCGGCCGTCATCGTGGTCGGCGGGTTCGGGGCCGACACCGCCGCGATCAAGGCCGCGGGCGCGGCCGTGATCAGCTACGACCCGCTCGCCGTCGGCCGCGAGGGCACGCCGCGCAGCAGCAAGCAGGGCGCGTTCTACACCCTCCACGGCGCGTCCAGCCCGACCGGCCTGCTCGCCGCCTGGGCCTGGGGCGCCAGCCGCATCATCGACGTGATCGAGCAGTCCGGCAGCGCCACGATCCGCGCGGACGGCATCGGGGTCACCGGGTGCTCGCGGTACGGCAAGAGCGCGTTCGCGGTCGGCGCGTTCGACCAGCGCGTCGCCCTCACCATGCCGATCGAGTCCGGCAGCGCGGGAGCCCCGGCGTTCCGCTCCATCGCGGGCGAGAGCGGCGCGCAGCCGCTGAGCAGCGCGTACGGCGAGCAGCCCTGGCTCGGCGACGCGTTCTCCGCCTACACCGGCAACCCGAACGCGCTCCCGATCGACACCCACCAGGTCATCGGGATGATCGCCCCGCGCGGCCTGCTGCTGCTGGAGAACCCGCACGTCGACTGGCTCGCCGCGCGCGCCGGCAGCGTCGCCTCGCTCGCCGGGGCCGAGGTGTACAAGGCGCTCGGCGCGGCCGACAACATCTCCTACTGGTCGGACGTGCAGGACGGCACCCACTGCGCCTCGCGCTCGGAGTGGCGCGGCCCGATCCAGGACAACATCCGCGAGCACCTGCTCAAGTCCGGCAACGCCCCGCAGGTCTTCCGGATCTCCGCGAAGAAGGCCGGGAACCTCGCCCAGTGGCGCGACTGGCAGACCCCGGTCCTGACCGGCGGCGGTGAGCCGACCAGCACCACCACCACGACCACCACCACGACCACCGGCGTCACGACCACCACCACTCCCCCACCGGGCACCGGCTGCACGGCCAGCGCCTCGGTCAACCAGTGGAACGGCGGGTTCGTCGCCACGGTCACGGTCACCGCGAACCGGGCGATCACCGGCTGGACGGTCGGCGCCACCCTCCCGCCGGGCGCGACGATCACGAACTCCTGGAACACCACCCGCACCGGCACGTCCGGCCCCGTGACGTTCACCGACGCCGGGTTCAACGGCGCGCTGGCGGCCGGGCGGTCCACCGAGTTCGGCTACCAGGCCACCGGCACCGCCCCGACCAGCGCGCTCACCTGCACGGCCCGATAA
- a CDS encoding FAD-dependent oxidoreductase gives MATTRAVVLGAGIAGLLAARVLADHVGEVLLVERDRLPQGPRERSGTPQARHTHVLLSGGAHAIDHLLPGATDELLDLGAQRVGVPDRMLVLLPAGWVSRFPEAQFVLSASRALVEHVVRERVLADERVHLLESTDATGLLGGPERVTGILVRDRRDGRTGRVTADYVVDATGHRSAAPVWLSALGVRPPAEEHVDPGEFYSTRLYAGRSDAPAVSVMPDPDHPGQVRSGLLCPIEGDRWSVTLVGTREQRPPTHEGTFARCAGRLRHPVIGDLIADARPLGPPRGLRSPANRRLRFRDADGWPEGFVVLGDAACTLNPVHGQGMSLAALGAVALSEALGERGIRCGAARAQRAVGRVSRGAWNVATGLDLRFPATTGPRPGAWGRAVARVLDRVGFAATGSPTVTRAWLDVHALVEPPRSLLRPRVLLAAARGPLHPPQANPPLRPWELPHPAVRVLPG, from the coding sequence ATGGCCACCACCCGAGCAGTGGTGCTGGGAGCGGGCATCGCGGGCCTGCTGGCCGCCCGCGTGCTGGCCGACCACGTCGGCGAGGTGCTGCTGGTCGAGCGGGACCGGCTGCCGCAGGGGCCGCGCGAGCGGTCCGGCACGCCGCAGGCCCGGCACACGCACGTGCTGCTGTCCGGGGGCGCGCACGCGATCGACCACCTGCTGCCGGGAGCCACCGACGAGCTGCTCGACCTGGGCGCGCAGCGCGTGGGCGTGCCCGACCGGATGCTCGTGCTGCTGCCCGCCGGGTGGGTGTCGCGGTTCCCGGAGGCGCAGTTCGTGCTCAGCGCGAGCCGGGCGCTGGTCGAGCACGTGGTGCGCGAGCGGGTCCTCGCCGACGAGCGCGTCCACCTGCTGGAGAGCACCGACGCCACCGGCCTGCTCGGCGGTCCGGAGCGGGTCACCGGAATCCTGGTGCGCGACCGCCGCGACGGCCGCACCGGGCGCGTCACCGCCGACTACGTCGTCGACGCCACCGGTCACCGCTCGGCCGCGCCGGTGTGGCTGTCCGCGCTGGGGGTGCGACCGCCCGCCGAGGAGCACGTCGACCCCGGCGAGTTCTACAGCACCAGGCTGTACGCGGGCCGCTCGGACGCGCCCGCCGTGAGCGTCATGCCCGACCCCGACCACCCCGGCCAGGTGCGCAGCGGGCTGCTGTGCCCGATCGAGGGCGACCGGTGGAGCGTCACCCTGGTCGGCACGCGCGAGCAGCGACCACCCACCCACGAGGGGACGTTCGCCCGCTGCGCGGGGCGGCTGAGGCACCCGGTGATCGGCGACCTGATCGCCGACGCCCGCCCGCTCGGCCCGCCGAGGGGGTTGCGCTCGCCGGCGAACCGGAGGCTGCGGTTCCGGGATGCGGACGGGTGGCCGGAGGGGTTCGTGGTGCTGGGGGACGCGGCGTGCACGCTCAACCCGGTGCACGGGCAGGGGATGTCGCTGGCGGCGCTCGGCGCGGTGGCGCTCTCAGAAGCGCTGGGGGAGCGGGGCATCCGGTGCGGGGCGGCCCGCGCGCAGCGCGCGGTGGGGCGGGTGTCGCGGGGCGCGTGGAACGTGGCGACCGGGCTGGACCTGAGGTTCCCGGCCACGACCGGGCCCCGGCCGGGGGCGTGGGGGCGGGCGGTGGCGCGGGTGCTGGACCGGGTGGGGTTCGCGGCGACCGGGAGCCCGACGGTGACGCGGGCGTGGCTGGACGTGCACGCCCTGGTCGAGCCGCCGCGCAGCCTGCTGCGCCCGCGCGTGCTCCTGGCGGCGGCGCGCGGACCGCTGCACCCGCCGCAGGCGAACCCGCCGCTGCGACCGTGGGAGCTGCCGCACCCGGCGGTGCGGGTGCTGCCGGGGTGA
- a CDS encoding SgcJ/EcaC family oxidoreductase: MKPALAGTAAALLLVTGCGTSQAATDTPAPAVQPPGDAKALFDRWNTSLAAGDLDGVVDQYAADAVLLPTVAGEVHDTRAEITEYFEHFLELRPSGTLVEPKTRALGPDAVVLSGLYDFAVTADGEPDTVQARMTFVFERRDGRWTIVEHHSSRKP; encoded by the coding sequence TCTCGTGACCGGCTGCGGCACGAGCCAGGCCGCGACCGACACCCCCGCTCCGGCAGTCCAGCCGCCCGGCGACGCGAAGGCCCTGTTCGACCGCTGGAACACCAGCCTCGCCGCGGGCGACCTGGACGGCGTGGTCGACCAGTACGCGGCGGACGCGGTGCTGCTGCCGACCGTCGCGGGCGAGGTCCACGACACCCGCGCCGAGATCACCGAGTACTTCGAGCACTTCCTGGAGCTGAGGCCCAGCGGCACGCTCGTCGAACCCAAGACCAGGGCGCTCGGCCCCGACGCGGTGGTCCTGTCCGGCCTCTACGACTTCGCGGTCACCGCCGACGGCGAGCCCGACACCGTGCAGGCCCGCATGACCTTCGTCTTCGAGCGCCGCGACGGCCGGTGGACGATCGTGGAGCACCACTCGTCCCGCAAGCCGTGA